A genomic window from Silene latifolia isolate original U9 population chromosome Y, ASM4854445v1, whole genome shotgun sequence includes:
- the LOC141626354 gene encoding uncharacterized protein LOC141626354 has protein sequence MYFDGAARKDGAGAGVVFVTPQNHLMPYSFTLTQLCSNNMAEYQALILGLQMAIEIGVRDMDIYGDSKLVVNQVLGEYEVKKEDLIPYHQRALQLLNQLEDIHVGHVPRSANKLG, from the coding sequence ATGTACTTTGACGGTGCTGCAAGGAAGGACGGAGCTGGAGCCGGAGTTGTAttcgtaactccacaaaatcatctcATGCCATACTCCTTTACGCTCACTCAGTTGTGCTCAAATAATATGGCAGAATACCAAGCTCTCATACTCGGCCTCCAAATGGCGATCGAAATAGGTGTTAGAGATATGGACATCTACGGCGACTCGAAGCTGGTGGTCAACCAAGTCCTTGGTGAATATGAAGTAaaaaaggaagacttgattccCTACCATCAACGGGCATTACAACTGTTGAATCAACTTGAGGACATCCATGTTGGTCATGTGCcaaggagtgccaataagttggGCTGA